In a genomic window of Magnolia sinica isolate HGM2019 chromosome 14, MsV1, whole genome shotgun sequence:
- the LOC131225241 gene encoding peroxidase 29, with the protein MKRVAVVLFVVCMICFHEVDGVGLSYDFYEKSCPQVEMIVKQGLGSVFLLDPTIPAALLRLLFHDCQVQGCDASILLDDTNITSEMASAKNFGIRGRESIGIIKSMVEKECPQTVSCSDILVLAARDAVASSGGPQIRVPLGRRDAITSSYHLADASLPLSTTGVDEMLRIFTAKGMSVEESVAILGAHTIGITHCINVIDSLDRPKSHNRRTESHFQSFLKFSCPKAIPAAKSFFVGNDLTNFAFDNQYYRDTISGRGNLRIDSDMTTDPRTAPIVACFAVDQAYFFQSFTSAFLKLSSYSVLTGNQGGVHRSCNRVD; encoded by the exons ATGAAGAGAGTGGCTGTAGTGCTTTTTGTAGTCTGTATGATTTGTTTTCATGAGGTTGATGGGGTTGGCCTTTCTTATGATTTCTACGAGAAATCCTGTCCACAAGTTGAGATGATTGTGAAACAAGGGCTGGGATCAGTTTTCTTATTGGACCCCACTATTCCTGCTGCTTTGCTCAGGCTCCTGTTTCATGACTGCCAAGTTCag GGCTGTGATGCTTCAATCCTGCTTGACGATACAAACATAACATCTGAGATGGCATCCGCCAAGAACTTTGGGATTCGAGGAAGGGAATCGATAGGCATCATCAAATCGATGGTTGAAAAGGAGTGTCCACAAACGGTCTCTTGCTCAGACATTCTCGTGTTGGCGGCCCGTGACGCTGTCGCTTCCTCTGGTGGGCCTCAAATAAGAGTTCCTCTGGGTAGGAGAGATGCCATTACTTCGAGCTACCATCTTGCCGatgcttctctccctctctcaaccaCAGGAGTAGACGAAATGCTTCGCATCTTCACCGCAAAAGGGATGTCTGTGGAGGAATCAGTTGCAATTTTAG GCGCTCATACGATTGGAATTACACACTGCATAAACGTCATTGACAGTTTGGACAGACCCAAAAGCCACAACAGGCGAACAGAATCGCATTTCCAATCGTTCTTGAAATTCAGCTGTCCGAAAGCAATCCCAGCTGCGAAATCTTTCTTCGTTGGAAATGATCTTACCAACTTCGCATTCGACAACCAGTATTACAGGGACACAATCAGCGGCCGTGGGAATCTGAGGATCGATTCTGATATGACCACAGACCCACGAACAGCTCCGATCGTAGCATGTTTTGCAGTGGACCAGGCCTACTTCTTTCAATCATTTACATCTGCTTTCTTGAAATTATCTTCTTATAGTGTCCTAACTGGAAATCAAGGTGGGGTGCATAGGAGCTGTAATAGAGTAGATTGA